In Arthrobacter citreus, a single genomic region encodes these proteins:
- a CDS encoding sugar ABC transporter substrate-binding protein: MKKFLSMFLVLMLAVGLTACGGGKKDNGKVTIEFMHSSVEQERLAVITDLISKFEKANPNITVKQVPVEEDSYNTKVVTLASSGKLPAVIEVGQDYAKVMDKDQLIDKDAVKSVISKVGEDKYYEGALKLLKTEDGKDYTGVPMSGWVQGIWYNKQMLADKGFSEPKNWDDILKVAKAFTNSGGKKYGIAIPTVEGGFSEQAFSQFALSNNANMFDSKGDLTLNTPEMKEALNYYKELAKYTMPGSNDVTEVKDAFMNGSAPMAVYSTYILPSVYEEGKTDNIGFVIPTEKTKAVYGTVSAYTISSGLDDAQKAAAKKFVEFMAEPENNTKLVLMSPGGSQPVNKDVTESKEYKENKVVNSFGELSTEIASSFDNIQVFGLVDNKNYLKMGDVTSSGAIAKLINEVTVGGKSVDSAVKDAGEKLKGVLK, from the coding sequence ATGAAGAAATTTCTAAGTATGTTCTTGGTTTTAATGTTAGCAGTCGGATTAACTGCTTGTGGTGGCGGTAAAAAAGATAATGGTAAAGTAACGATTGAGTTTATGCATTCTTCAGTTGAACAAGAAAGATTAGCAGTTATTACAGACTTAATCTCTAAATTTGAAAAAGCAAATCCAAATATTACAGTAAAGCAAGTTCCTGTTGAGGAAGATTCTTATAATACAAAGGTTGTAACTTTAGCAAGCTCTGGTAAACTTCCAGCAGTTATTGAAGTAGGACAAGATTATGCAAAAGTTATGGACAAGGATCAATTAATTGATAAAGATGCAGTAAAATCAGTCATCTCTAAAGTAGGAGAAGATAAGTATTACGAAGGTGCATTAAAGTTATTAAAAACTGAGGACGGAAAAGATTATACAGGTGTACCAATGAGTGGTTGGGTACAAGGAATTTGGTACAACAAGCAAATGCTTGCGGACAAAGGATTTTCTGAGCCTAAAAACTGGGATGATATTTTAAAAGTTGCGAAGGCATTTACTAATAGTGGAGGCAAGAAATATGGTATTGCAATCCCAACTGTTGAAGGTGGTTTCTCTGAGCAAGCTTTCTCACAATTTGCTTTATCAAACAATGCAAATATGTTCGATAGTAAAGGTGATTTAACATTAAATACGCCTGAAATGAAAGAAGCTTTAAACTACTATAAAGAATTAGCAAAATACACAATGCCAGGTTCAAACGATGTTACGGAAGTAAAAGACGCATTTATGAATGGCTCTGCTCCAATGGCTGTTTATTCAACTTATATTCTTCCATCAGTATATGAAGAAGGTAAAACAGACAATATTGGATTTGTGATTCCAACTGAAAAAACAAAAGCAGTATATGGAACAGTATCTGCATACACAATTTCTTCTGGTTTAGATGATGCACAAAAAGCTGCAGCTAAAAAATTCGTAGAGTTTATGGCTGAACCAGAAAATAATACGAAGTTAGTATTAATGTCTCCAGGTGGATCTCAACCTGTAAATAAAGATGTAACAGAAAGCAAAGAATATAAAGAAAATAAAGTTGTAAATTCATTTGGTGAGCTTTCAACTGAAATCGCAAGTTCGTTTGATAACATTCAAGTATTCGGTCTTGTTGATAACAAGAACTACTTAAAAATGGGCGATGTTACAAGTTCAGGCGCAATTGCTAAGTTAATTAATGAAGTAACTGTTGGTGGAAAAAGTGTAGATTCTGCTGTTAAAGATGCAGGAGAAAAATTAAAAGGTGTATTAAAATAA
- a CDS encoding sugar phosphorylase, translated as MSKIKERLAFIYENEDINRINSLIEKRIEEAKLKISKKRKQNWDESDVVLITYGDQFQEEGIPTLETFKKMFDEHLSNKFELVHILPFYPYTSDDGFSVVDYKKVNPTLGDWSHIESLSNSARIMFDYVCNHISSKSEWFQGYLNNDPKYNDYFTEMDPSIDLSSVTRPRALPLLSKFKLANGEEKHIWTTFSDDQIDLNFSNPQVLLDMIDVLLFYLEQGAEYVRLDAVGYMWKEVGTSCIHLEKTHEIVKLFRDLLDEAAKGTVMITETNVPHLDNISYFGNGHDEAHMVYQFPLPPLVLYSLHKGNGSALSNWAKNLEGSGEDTTFFNFLASHDGIGLNPIRGIIPEEEILSLVEELKEEGALVNYKKNSDGTESPYEINVTYLDALNKQSSSDDQRVKKFLLAHSILLTFQGVPAIYIQSMLGSRNDYAGVEKTGMNRSINRQKYSLVEIEKELNEEGTLRNKVFTELTNIIQVRKEEKLFNPNAKMEVLELNEKIFAIKRTSEDDHIIILHNLSNEQVLCGLNGKYLNILTGVVEEFNEFNSLDPYQFLWLKPVN; from the coding sequence ATGAGTAAAATAAAAGAAAGATTAGCTTTTATTTATGAAAATGAAGATATAAATCGAATTAATAGTTTGATAGAGAAACGAATTGAAGAAGCAAAATTAAAAATTTCAAAAAAAAGAAAACAAAATTGGGACGAGTCAGATGTTGTTTTAATAACTTACGGTGATCAGTTTCAAGAAGAGGGAATACCAACTTTAGAAACCTTCAAAAAAATGTTTGATGAACATTTATCAAATAAATTTGAACTTGTTCACATTTTACCTTTTTACCCTTATACATCTGATGATGGTTTTTCAGTTGTTGATTATAAGAAAGTAAATCCAACACTCGGGGATTGGTCACATATTGAAAGCTTATCAAATTCAGCGAGAATCATGTTTGATTATGTATGTAATCATATCTCTAGTAAGAGTGAGTGGTTCCAAGGCTATTTGAACAATGATCCAAAATATAATGATTATTTCACTGAAATGGATCCATCAATTGATTTAAGCTCAGTGACTAGACCTAGGGCACTTCCATTGCTATCAAAATTCAAACTAGCTAATGGTGAGGAAAAACACATTTGGACAACGTTTAGTGATGATCAAATTGACTTGAACTTTAGTAATCCACAAGTTTTATTAGATATGATTGATGTTTTACTATTTTACCTTGAACAAGGAGCAGAATATGTAAGACTTGATGCTGTAGGCTATATGTGGAAAGAGGTAGGTACATCTTGTATCCATCTTGAAAAAACACATGAAATCGTTAAATTATTCCGAGATTTATTAGATGAAGCAGCTAAGGGTACAGTAATGATTACTGAAACAAATGTACCTCACTTAGATAATATTTCGTACTTTGGTAACGGACATGATGAGGCTCACATGGTCTATCAATTTCCACTGCCTCCATTAGTCTTATATTCACTTCATAAAGGAAATGGAAGCGCATTATCTAATTGGGCGAAGAATCTTGAAGGTTCTGGAGAAGATACTACGTTCTTTAACTTCTTAGCTTCTCATGATGGAATTGGTTTAAATCCAATTCGTGGAATTATTCCTGAAGAAGAAATTTTATCATTAGTAGAAGAGCTAAAAGAAGAAGGAGCATTAGTAAATTATAAGAAGAATTCTGACGGTACTGAGAGTCCATATGAAATTAATGTAACTTACCTAGATGCTTTAAATAAACAATCTTCAAGTGATGACCAACGAGTAAAGAAATTCTTACTAGCACATTCAATCTTGTTAACATTCCAAGGAGTACCGGCAATTTATATTCAAAGTATGCTTGGCTCAAGAAATGATTATGCGGGCGTTGAAAAAACAGGTATGAATCGTTCAATTAATCGCCAAAAATATTCGCTTGTTGAAATTGAAAAAGAATTAAATGAAGAGGGAACTTTAAGAAATAAGGTTTTTACAGAACTGACAAACATTATTCAAGTACGTAAAGAAGAAAAACTATTTAATCCAAATGCAAAGATGGAAGTACTTGAACTGAATGAGAAAATATTTGCTATTAAACGTACGAGTGAAGATGATCACATCATCATTCTTCATAATCTATCAAATGAACAAGTTTTATGTGGTTTAAATGGAAAGTATTTGAATATTTTAACTGGGGTTGTTGAAGAATTTAATGAATTTAATTCTTTAGATCCATATCAATTCCTTTGGTTAAAACCAGTAAATTAG
- a CDS encoding LacI family DNA-binding transcriptional regulator codes for MGPTIYDIARVANVSKSTVSRVLNNKENISEESRLRVLKAIEELNYQPNKLARALTSSGFDAILVMSRSTKTTAGNTFFSEIIHSISTRSEVENFDVIIQTSKNSKDELNKCIEKIRGKMIKGILMLSSPANEDFFKELDKYEIPVVVIGRVEGNYQHIYSVDTDNFNDSYQLVQHLINQGHTDIACLHSSLDYHVSIDRLEGYKKCLIDNGIPLRSDRIIDSGYTMERAYETSETLLKSKDLPTAIFAIDDLKVIGLYNTTAKLGISIPKDLSIIGYNNGIFSPLFSPPLTGIEIPVMKLGETATDLLFKRIKNEPEKTEHIIVPTKLVERKSVAKIN; via the coding sequence ATGGGCCCTACAATTTACGATATTGCTCGCGTGGCTAACGTTTCAAAGTCCACTGTATCTCGAGTACTTAATAATAAAGAAAATATTTCAGAAGAAAGTCGCTTGCGAGTTTTGAAGGCAATAGAAGAATTAAATTACCAACCTAATAAGTTAGCTAGGGCACTTACATCATCTGGATTTGATGCAATTTTGGTAATGTCTCGTTCGACGAAAACAACTGCTGGAAACACGTTTTTCTCTGAAATTATTCACTCTATTTCAACGAGATCAGAAGTAGAAAATTTCGATGTCATCATACAAACATCAAAAAATAGCAAAGATGAGTTAAATAAATGTATTGAGAAAATTCGCGGCAAAATGATTAAGGGAATTCTTATGTTGAGTTCGCCTGCAAATGAGGATTTTTTCAAAGAATTAGATAAATATGAAATTCCTGTAGTCGTTATTGGAAGAGTTGAAGGAAACTATCAACACATCTATTCTGTGGATACTGATAATTTTAATGACAGCTATCAACTAGTCCAACACTTGATTAATCAGGGACATACTGACATTGCTTGCCTTCATTCTTCTCTTGATTACCACGTTTCAATTGACAGATTGGAAGGTTATAAAAAATGTTTAATTGATAACGGAATTCCACTTCGTTCCGATCGAATTATTGATAGCGGATACACAATGGAAAGAGCATATGAAACTTCAGAAACCCTTTTAAAATCTAAAGATTTACCAACTGCAATATTTGCAATAGATGATCTAAAAGTGATTGGACTTTATAATACAACTGCAAAGTTAGGCATTTCAATTCCGAAAGATTTATCAATTATAGGATATAATAATGGCATTTTTTCACCGTTATTCTCTCCGCCTCTAACCGGGATCGAAATTCCAGTTATGAAGCTAGGTGAAACAGCGACAGATTTACTATTTAAACGCATAAAAAATGAACCAGAAAAAACAGAACATATTATTGTTCCAACAAAGCTGGTCGAACGAAAATCAGTTGCCAAAATAAATTGA
- the pgmB gene encoding beta-phosphoglucomutase, giving the protein MKKQIEAIIFDLDGVITDTAEFHYLAWKKLGEDLGIPFDREFNETLKGVSRTDSLERILKLGDRQNDFSEADKIELATKKNTHYVELIRNISEKDLLPGIESFLIQIKKEGIKIAMASASKNALMVANALGITDYFDHIVDAATVINSKPDPEVFLKAAQAVSANPENCIGVEDAAAGVDAINAANMYSVAIGDSTVLNHANLVLSSTEELELNRIIDKYLIS; this is encoded by the coding sequence TTGAAAAAACAAATTGAAGCAATTATATTTGACTTAGATGGTGTAATTACCGATACAGCTGAATTTCATTATTTAGCATGGAAGAAGCTAGGTGAAGATTTAGGAATTCCGTTTGATCGTGAATTTAATGAAACGCTAAAAGGTGTAAGTCGAACAGACTCATTAGAAAGAATCCTGAAACTAGGCGACCGCCAAAATGATTTCTCCGAAGCTGATAAAATTGAGTTAGCAACAAAAAAGAATACTCATTATGTTGAGTTAATCCGTAATATTTCTGAAAAGGATCTATTACCTGGAATTGAATCTTTCTTAATTCAAATAAAAAAAGAAGGCATTAAAATCGCAATGGCCTCTGCATCAAAAAATGCATTAATGGTAGCAAATGCTTTAGGAATTACTGACTATTTTGATCACATCGTTGACGCTGCAACTGTCATTAATTCAAAACCGGATCCAGAAGTATTTTTAAAAGCTGCCCAAGCAGTTTCTGCTAATCCTGAAAATTGCATTGGTGTCGAGGATGCTGCTGCTGGTGTTGATGCAATTAATGCTGCAAATATGTACTCTGTTGCTATTGGGGACTCGACTGTTTTAAACCATGCTAATTTAGTTTTATCATCAACAGAAGAATTAGAGCTTAATAGAATTATTGATAAGTATTTAATATCATAA
- the bioB gene encoding biotin synthase BioB, with amino-acid sequence MNWTNLAHEVILGKEISDEEALSILSCEDDDLLSLLQGAFIIRKHYYGKKVKLNMIINAKSGYCPEDCGYCSQSSISSAPIEKYAFLSKEEILEGAKRAFDLKAGTYCIVASGRGPTNKDVNVVTDAVKEIKELYGLKVCACLGLIKDHQANELKEAGVDRYNHNLNTSAEHHNYITTTHTYQDRIDTVEKVKQSGISPCSGAIIGMKETKQDVISIARSLRLLDADSIPVNFLHAINGTKLEGVNELNPRYCLKVLALFRFINPTKEIRISGGREVNLRSLQPLGLYAANSIFIGDYLTTEGQETNRDHAMLEDLGFEIELVEKQELMLS; translated from the coding sequence GTGAATTGGACTAATTTGGCACATGAAGTTATTTTAGGTAAGGAAATTTCGGACGAAGAAGCATTAAGTATATTATCATGTGAAGATGATGACTTACTTTCACTTTTACAAGGGGCATTTATTATTCGCAAACACTATTATGGAAAAAAAGTTAAACTTAATATGATCATTAATGCTAAAAGTGGTTATTGCCCTGAGGATTGTGGCTATTGTTCACAGTCTTCAATTTCAAGTGCACCAATCGAGAAATATGCTTTTCTATCGAAAGAAGAAATTCTTGAGGGAGCAAAGCGCGCCTTTGATTTAAAGGCAGGAACATATTGTATAGTCGCAAGTGGACGCGGGCCGACTAACAAGGATGTAAATGTTGTTACTGATGCAGTTAAGGAAATTAAAGAATTATATGGTTTGAAAGTTTGTGCTTGTTTAGGACTTATTAAGGATCATCAAGCAAATGAACTTAAAGAAGCAGGGGTCGATCGTTATAATCATAATTTAAATACCTCAGCTGAGCATCATAATTATATAACAACAACCCATACATATCAGGATCGAATTGATACGGTCGAGAAAGTTAAACAGTCAGGTATATCTCCTTGTTCAGGGGCTATTATAGGGATGAAGGAAACAAAACAAGATGTTATTTCAATCGCGAGGTCATTACGACTATTGGATGCCGACTCTATTCCAGTAAACTTTTTACATGCGATTAATGGAACGAAACTAGAAGGTGTGAACGAATTAAATCCACGTTATTGTTTAAAAGTGCTGGCACTTTTCCGATTCATTAATCCAACAAAAGAAATACGTATTTCAGGAGGACGTGAAGTAAATCTTCGAAGTTTACAACCACTTGGACTTTACGCCGCAAATAGTATTTTTATAGGTGATTATTTGACTACGGAGGGACAGGAAACTAATCGTGATCATGCGATGCTTGAAGATTTAGGTTTTGAAATTGAGTTAGTTGAAAAGCAAGAATTGATGTTATCGTAA
- the bioD gene encoding dethiobiotin synthase: protein MGKGYFVTGIDTNIGKTYVTTQMVACLQRKGIDAIPYKPIQSGVVKVNDRFIGEDVAFYKEKLPLLEDDHYYNTYTLETPVSPHLASKLENVFIDEQVILEKYKQLENKHDVVLVDGAGGVAVPLKENFGTIDLIKLLNLPVILVTTLRLGTLNHTVLTTEYLKSHQINILGLLINKVPSTMSEMEKDNLMMLEKLTGQIILGVIPEQSDFFTEDHIFEIQQLLTK from the coding sequence ATGGGAAAAGGATATTTTGTTACTGGAATTGATACAAATATTGGAAAAACCTATGTAACTACTCAAATGGTAGCATGCTTGCAACGTAAAGGTATTGATGCCATTCCTTATAAACCAATTCAGAGTGGTGTAGTTAAAGTAAATGATAGATTTATAGGCGAAGATGTAGCGTTCTATAAAGAAAAATTACCGCTTTTAGAAGACGATCATTACTACAATACCTACACACTTGAAACACCTGTTTCACCACATTTAGCTAGTAAACTAGAAAATGTGTTTATTGATGAGCAAGTTATTTTGGAAAAATATAAGCAATTAGAAAACAAACATGATGTTGTTCTTGTTGATGGTGCTGGCGGAGTTGCAGTTCCGTTAAAAGAAAACTTTGGAACGATTGATTTAATTAAGCTGTTAAATCTACCTGTAATTCTTGTTACTACATTAAGGCTAGGAACGCTTAATCATACAGTTTTAACAACTGAGTACTTAAAGTCACACCAAATTAATATTTTAGGCTTACTTATTAATAAGGTACCGTCTACGATGAGTGAAATGGAAAAAGATAATTTAATGATGCTAGAGAAATTAACTGGTCAAATCATACTAGGCGTTATACCGGAACAGTCGGACTTTTTTACGGAAGATCATATTTTTGAAATTCAACAATTATTGACGAAATGA
- a CDS encoding LysR family transcriptional regulator substrate-binding protein codes for MLLEGVIKQKYDFGLIQFRDYLMNNIKSAQSEVILTSPIHICVSKSSHLALKNSVTINDLKNENFVLCNEDYINSLSEYLRDFPLNVLFVTENLEVIRGAVIEDLAITFDTSISLKNEASILNGQTVSIPLIHVEPSTIPIGWVRSNNSVSSMLYDKFIKLLKIELECLDN; via the coding sequence ATATTATTAGAAGGTGTAATAAAACAAAAATATGATTTTGGCCTAATTCAATTTCGAGATTATTTAATGAATAATATAAAAAGTGCTCAGTCAGAAGTTATACTGACAAGTCCTATTCATATTTGTGTAAGTAAGTCATCTCATTTAGCTTTAAAAAATTCTGTCACAATTAACGATTTAAAAAATGAAAACTTTGTCCTTTGTAATGAAGACTATATAAACTCTTTATCTGAGTATTTAAGAGATTTTCCATTGAATGTATTATTTGTAACTGAAAATTTAGAGGTTATAAGGGGTGCAGTAATTGAAGACTTGGCAATCACATTTGATACAAGTATTTCCTTAAAAAATGAGGCCTCCATATTGAATGGACAGACTGTTTCAATACCTTTAATCCATGTGGAGCCTTCTACAATACCAATCGGATGGGTTCGTTCAAATAACTCAGTTTCGTCGATGCTGTATGATAAATTTATAAAACTTTTAAAGATTGAGTTAGAATGTCTTGATAATTAA
- a CDS encoding HAMP domain-containing histidine kinase gives MKITTKINLLITSWILIILILINGLVFYLFMKTTVNMEEHVVSQKAHEILKKLEIPKKLNMKNEGLYPFMSNHSYIRIIDPNSKIVTEISNDKLLNRIKPKFTRKEETKLIPFSEHQNIVVRVPIIQNQQVIGTLEIGELLVGLESRKDMLLTIMTIVTGISAILSMMAGRWLTRIIMNPITSMITTMEDIEQSGVPKKILIKNETKDELHKMASTFNRMISRLQENIEKQKQFVSDASHELKTPITVISSFANLLRRRGFKNEEMAMEAIETIYSEANRMQDLTKTLLTLAESEHLKNIEMNPVDLVALCHSTLVQLQSVYKREITLHAQKQKIIINGNELKIKQVIIIFLDNAIKYSSDKIEVRISCKSEAVILKIKDYGIGIREEELENIFERFYRVDKARSREISGGTGLGLSIAKNIINLHNGKISIKSVENVGTEVEIVFPLNGIM, from the coding sequence ATGAAAATAACGACTAAAATAAACTTATTAATCACTTCATGGATCTTAATCATTCTCATTTTAATTAACGGTTTAGTTTTTTATTTGTTTATGAAAACGACTGTAAATATGGAAGAACATGTTGTCAGCCAAAAAGCACATGAAATCTTAAAAAAACTTGAAATACCTAAAAAATTGAATATGAAAAATGAAGGATTATATCCATTTATGTCCAATCATTCTTATATTCGAATTATTGATCCAAACTCAAAAATTGTGACAGAAATTAGTAACGATAAATTACTGAATCGTATAAAACCTAAGTTCACTAGAAAAGAAGAGACAAAACTAATCCCTTTTAGTGAGCATCAAAATATAGTCGTGCGCGTACCAATTATACAGAACCAACAAGTAATTGGAACACTAGAAATTGGGGAGTTGTTAGTTGGACTTGAAAGTCGAAAAGATATGTTATTAACAATTATGACAATCGTTACTGGCATTTCTGCAATACTATCAATGATGGCTGGAAGATGGTTAACACGCATTATAATGAACCCGATTACTTCTATGATTACAACTATGGAAGATATTGAACAAAGTGGAGTTCCCAAAAAGATTTTAATCAAAAATGAAACGAAAGATGAATTACACAAAATGGCAAGCACGTTTAATCGAATGATTAGCAGGCTGCAAGAAAACATTGAGAAACAAAAGCAGTTTGTTTCAGATGCATCTCATGAGCTAAAAACTCCAATTACTGTCATTAGTAGCTTTGCTAACTTATTAAGAAGACGTGGGTTTAAAAATGAGGAAATGGCAATGGAAGCTATTGAGACGATATATTCTGAAGCCAATCGAATGCAAGATTTAACGAAAACATTATTAACATTGGCCGAATCGGAACATTTAAAGAATATCGAAATGAATCCAGTAGATCTAGTAGCATTGTGCCATTCAACGCTAGTGCAACTGCAAAGTGTATATAAACGAGAAATTACATTACATGCACAAAAACAGAAAATAATAATTAATGGAAATGAACTTAAAATTAAACAAGTTATTATTATCTTTTTAGATAATGCAATAAAGTACAGTTCCGACAAAATTGAAGTAAGGATTAGTTGTAAGAGTGAAGCCGTTATTCTTAAAATAAAAGATTATGGAATTGGTATTCGAGAGGAAGAATTAGAAAATATTTTCGAACGATTTTATCGAGTCGATAAAGCACGTAGCCGTGAAATCAGTGGAGGTACTGGACTTGGTCTGTCGATAGCTAAGAATATAATTAACTTGCATAATGGGAAAATTAGTATAAAAAGTGTTGAAAATGTAGGGACGGAAGTAGAGATAGTATTTCCATTAAATGGGATTATGTGA
- a CDS encoding response regulator transcription factor, which produces MTKILIIEDEVNIARVLKLEIEYEGFEVLVEHNGKSGLESALNNNVDLILLDVMLPELSGIEVLRRIRKTNQFVPVILLTARNATHDKIIGLDYGANDYITKPFEIEEVLARIRSCLRSSNLVHEFKKNEDSEPTLAIEDLVVNLESREVKRNDKVIALTPKEYDLLVYLLTNQNKIVTREGIITTVWGYEYEGETNVVDVYIRHLRKKIEEEFDVPLIRTIRGVGYTMRKG; this is translated from the coding sequence ATGACGAAAATCTTAATTATCGAGGATGAAGTGAATATTGCTCGAGTTTTAAAATTAGAAATAGAATATGAGGGTTTTGAAGTACTAGTCGAACATAATGGAAAATCCGGTCTAGAATCTGCTCTGAATAACAATGTAGATCTAATTTTATTAGATGTTATGTTACCTGAATTGAGTGGAATTGAAGTATTAAGAAGAATAAGAAAAACAAATCAATTTGTTCCTGTCATTTTATTAACAGCTAGGAATGCTACACATGATAAGATTATTGGTCTTGATTATGGTGCAAATGATTATATTACAAAGCCCTTTGAAATCGAAGAAGTATTAGCAAGGATACGTTCATGTCTTAGATCAAGCAATCTTGTTCATGAATTTAAGAAAAATGAAGACTCTGAACCTACTTTAGCGATTGAGGATTTAGTTGTTAATTTGGAATCTAGAGAAGTAAAGCGAAATGATAAAGTTATTGCATTAACACCAAAAGAGTATGATTTATTAGTTTATCTATTAACAAATCAAAATAAAATTGTGACAAGAGAAGGTATTATTACAACAGTTTGGGGTTATGAGTACGAAGGTGAGACAAATGTTGTTGATGTGTATATTAGACACTTAAGAAAGAAAATTGAAGAGGAATTTGATGTTCCTTTAATTCGAACGATACGAGGTGTGGGGTACACAATGAGGAAGGGTTAA